In Jatrophihabitans sp., a genomic segment contains:
- a CDS encoding DM13 domain-containing protein has translation MARQRRWAPWIAAGTVVVVAAAFGLWWFTPWKLFTSSRVNDALPAVAVSPSATLPGSPAAPTASTAPSASAAPSASPATSPAATPQPMALLRGTFISHEHSTSGTVTVVKQPDGSRVLAIAGLRTSDGPVLNVWLTDQAVTSGSWRVFDDGRYLDLGRLKGTQGNQLYRIPEGADLAGIRSVVIWCDRFDVSFGAAMLA, from the coding sequence ATGGCTCGGCAGCGCCGGTGGGCGCCGTGGATCGCGGCTGGAACGGTGGTGGTGGTAGCGGCCGCCTTCGGGCTGTGGTGGTTCACGCCCTGGAAGCTCTTCACCAGTTCTCGGGTCAACGACGCGTTGCCGGCGGTCGCCGTGTCGCCGTCCGCCACCCTGCCTGGCTCCCCAGCGGCGCCGACCGCCTCGACGGCGCCGAGCGCCTCGGCGGCACCGAGCGCCTCGCCGGCCACTTCACCGGCCGCGACCCCACAACCGATGGCCCTGCTGCGCGGAACGTTCATCAGCCACGAGCACTCCACCAGCGGCACCGTCACCGTCGTCAAGCAGCCGGACGGCTCGCGGGTGCTGGCCATCGCCGGCCTGCGCACCAGCGACGGCCCGGTGCTGAACGTCTGGCTCACCGACCAGGCCGTGACCTCCGGCAGCTGGCGGGTCTTCGACGACGGTCGCTACCTTGACCTCGGCCGGCTCAAGGGCACCCAGGGAAACCAGCTGTACCGGATACCGGAGGGCGCTGACCTTGCCGGCATCCGCAGCGTGGTGATCTGGTGCGATCGCTTCGACGTCTCGTTCGGCGCGGCGATGCTCGCCTGA